In Ficedula albicollis isolate OC2 unplaced genomic scaffold, FicAlb1.5 N00349, whole genome shotgun sequence, a single window of DNA contains:
- the LBX2 gene encoding transcription factor LBX2, whose amino-acid sequence MPVSAFTSQPGARGPFPGAAPRFPYPNPAVSAGPSPPGASGPRPPCRKRRKSRTAFTAQQLRELEQRFRRQRYLSPVDRDALAAPLALSAAQVITWFQNRRAKLKRDLEELRADVASLQALPPAALQQLAGLPEPPGSPGTGTGTTEPAELSEEEIDVAD is encoded by the coding sequence ATGCCTGTCTCCGCTTTCACTTCACAGCCGGGCGCCCGGGGGCCGTTCCCCGGTGCTGCTCCCCGTTTTCCGTACCCTAACCCCGCTGTCTCCGCAGGTCCGTCCCCGCCGGGCGCCTCGGGCCCGCgccctccctgcaggaagcGTCGCAAGTCCCGGACCGCGTTCACGGCGCAGCAGCTGCGGGAGCTGGAGCAGCGATTCCGGCGGCAGCGCTACCTCTCCCCGGTGGACCGGGACGCGCTGGCGGCCCCGCTGGCGCTCTCCGCCGCCCAGGTCATCACCTGGTTCCAGAACCGCCGCGCCAAGCTCAAGCGGGACCTGGAGGAGCTGCGGGCGGACGTGGCCTCGCTGCAAGCGCTGCCCCCCGCcgccctgcagcagctggcgGGGCTGCCCGAGCCCCCGGGATCTCCCGGTACCGGCACCGGGACCACAGAGCCCGCCGAGCTCTCGGAGGAGGAGATCGACGTGGCGGACTGA
- the TTC31 gene encoding tetratricopeptide repeat protein 31 isoform X4 — MSSFADFPLPSQGPSQTVIKYESGEECLLWDDGPTVDYYPLRYDEDDDGGNDDYDYDYDEDAFSGFQFLDVPVAEEPIPYSYCGFRKSFLCSELPPQPPRTSPTLLDARLDRLPMPRLTWLTAEEAERNAQELVAEEERAKRKAEKKKLKKKKQKDRKKQEKLGQEQKNKENTDPSPPSGPAGTGPLSDDAEDEGCCPDPSSCSGDSTVLSGEPEPEDTAVAEEELDLSCTFVCKAREKAGVRLPPPGSDQSPGTQNTETSRKVPKKERGDPVKSPVPSQPLQPRPPSPSTLEQSLALAGHGIEAAQMGQHNEAVWAFTAALELNPREYRLLGNRSYCLEKLGRYEEALADAEAALALRPGWPKGSFRKGKALQGLQRYAEAARTFEELLLQDGSYAEAATQLEACRAQLQCSRPAGIPVSSFLLKAKEPLFLPGWTTRSCQDTGDSSVTRGSAGTPPRNVKQEPAVASGHPTLPPSHPARDCFPLWVGNITSHINEKVLRRAFGRFGEIRSVRLLPGRHCAFINFCGKAEAEEAFRAMQGATVEGSRLLLQLKHPAHATPAPVPRAKGRATPGGLLS; from the exons ATGTCCAGCTTCGCCGACTTCCCGTTGCCGTCGCAGGGCCCCTCCCAGACGGTGATCAAGTACGAATCGGGGGAGGAGTGTCTGCTTTGGGACGACG GCCCCACGGTGGATTATTACCCGCTGAGGTATGACGAAGACGATGACGGCGGCAATGACGATTACGATTACGATTACGATGAGGACGCGTTCAGCGGATTCCAGTTCCTGGACGTTCCCGTCGCGGAGGAGCCCATTCCCTACAGCTACTGCGGCTTCCGAAAGTCCTTCCTGTGCTCGGAGCTGCCTCCACAGCCCCCCCGGACCTCTCCCACCCTCCTGGATGCACGGCTGGACCGGCTGCCCATGCCCCGCCTCACCTGGCTCACGGCAGAG GAAGCCGAGAGGAACGcacaggagctggtggcagaagAGGAGCGGGCAAAGAGGAAGGCAGAGaagaagaagctgaagaagaag AAACAAAAAGACCGAAAGAAACAGGAGAAACTGGGTCAAGAGCAGAAGAACAAAGAGAACACTGACCCA AGCCCCCCAAGTGGCCCTGCAGGCACTGGACCTCTCTCAGATGATGCTGAGGATGAGGGATGCTGCCCAGACCCCTCCTCGTGCTCTGGGGACTCCACAGTCCTCTCAGGGGAGCCTGAGCCAGAGGACACAGCGGTGGCAGAG gaggagctggaccTGAGCTGCACTTTTGTCTGCAAAGCACGGGAGAAGGCGGGGGTCCGGCTGCCCCCCCCGGGCAGTGACCAGTCCCCTGGGACACAGAACACAGAGACAAGCAGGAAAGTGCCAAAGAAGGAGAGAGGGGACCCTGTGAAGAGTCCTGTGccctcccagcctctccagcccaggcctcccagtcccagcacattagagcagagcctggcacttGCAG GCCATGGCATCGAGGCAGCCCAGATGGGCCAACACAATGAGGCCGTTTGGGCTTTCACCGCCGCCCTGGAGCTGAACCCCCGGGAGTACCG GCTCCTGGGGAACCGCTCCTactgcctggagaagctgggcCGGTACGAGGAGGCGCTGGCGGATGCGGAGGCGGCGCTGGCGCTGCGGCCGGGCTGGCCCAAGGGCTCCTTCCGCAAGGGCAAGGCCCTGCAGGGGCTTCAG CGCTACGCCGAGGCTGCACGCACCTTcgaagagctgctgctgcaggatgggtCCTATGCTGAGGCAGCAACGCAGCTGGAGGCCTGCAGGGCCCAGCTGCAG TGCAGCCGCCCCGCGGGCATCCCCGTGTCCTCCTTCCTGCTCAAGGCTAAGGAGCCGCTGTTTCTCCCTG GATGGACgaccaggagctgccaggacacaggTGACTCAAGTGTGACAAGAGGCAGCGCCGGGACCCCCCCAAGAAACGTGAAACAGGAACCTGCAGTGGCCAGTGGCCACCCAACACTGCCACCAAGCCACCCTGCCAG GGACTGCTTCCCACTCTGGGTGGGCAATATCACCTCCCACATCAATGAGAAGGTGTTGCGTCGTGCCTTTGGCCG GTTCGGGGAGATCCGCTCTGTGCGACTGCTCCCAGGGCGCCACTGTGCCTTCATCAACTTCTGTGGGAAGGCCGAGGCCGAGGAGGCCTTCAGGGCCATGCAG ggtgccacCGTGGAGGGCAGCAGGCTGTTGCTGCAGCTCAAGCACCCGGCCCACGCCACCCCGGCCCCTGTGCCCCGTGCCAAGGGCAGGGCCACCCCCGGGGGGCTGCTGAGTTAA
- the TTC31 gene encoding tetratricopeptide repeat protein 31 isoform X3 yields the protein MSSFADFPLPSQGPSQTVIKYESGEECLLWDDGPTVDYYPLRYDEDDDGGNDDYDYDYDEDAFSGFQFLDVPVAEEPIPYSYCGFRKSFLCSELPPQPPRTSPTLLDARLDRLPMPRLTWLTAEEAERNAQELVAEEERAKRKAEKKKLKKKKQKDRKKQEKLGQEQKNKENTDPSPPSGPAGTGPLSDDAEDEGCCPDPSSCSGDSTVLSGEPEPEDTAVAEEELDLSCTFVCKAREKAGVRLPPPGSDQSPGTQNTETSRKVPKKERGDPVKSPVPSQPLQPRPPSPSTLEQSLALAGHGIEAAQMGQHNEAVWAFTAALELNPREYRLLGNRSYCLEKLGRYEEALADAEAALALRPGWPKGSFRKGKALQGLQRYAEAARTFEELLLQDGSYAEAATQLEACRAQLQCSRPAGIPVSSFLLKAKEPLFLPAGWTTRSCQDTGDSSVTRGSAGTPPRNVKQEPAVASGHPTLPPSHPARDCFPLWVGNITSHINEKVLRRAFGRFGEIRSVRLLPGRHCAFINFCGKAEAEEAFRAMQGATVEGSRLLLQLKHPAHATPAPVPRAKGRATPGGLLS from the exons ATGTCCAGCTTCGCCGACTTCCCGTTGCCGTCGCAGGGCCCCTCCCAGACGGTGATCAAGTACGAATCGGGGGAGGAGTGTCTGCTTTGGGACGACG GCCCCACGGTGGATTATTACCCGCTGAGGTATGACGAAGACGATGACGGCGGCAATGACGATTACGATTACGATTACGATGAGGACGCGTTCAGCGGATTCCAGTTCCTGGACGTTCCCGTCGCGGAGGAGCCCATTCCCTACAGCTACTGCGGCTTCCGAAAGTCCTTCCTGTGCTCGGAGCTGCCTCCACAGCCCCCCCGGACCTCTCCCACCCTCCTGGATGCACGGCTGGACCGGCTGCCCATGCCCCGCCTCACCTGGCTCACGGCAGAG GAAGCCGAGAGGAACGcacaggagctggtggcagaagAGGAGCGGGCAAAGAGGAAGGCAGAGaagaagaagctgaagaagaag AAACAAAAAGACCGAAAGAAACAGGAGAAACTGGGTCAAGAGCAGAAGAACAAAGAGAACACTGACCCA AGCCCCCCAAGTGGCCCTGCAGGCACTGGACCTCTCTCAGATGATGCTGAGGATGAGGGATGCTGCCCAGACCCCTCCTCGTGCTCTGGGGACTCCACAGTCCTCTCAGGGGAGCCTGAGCCAGAGGACACAGCGGTGGCAGAG gaggagctggaccTGAGCTGCACTTTTGTCTGCAAAGCACGGGAGAAGGCGGGGGTCCGGCTGCCCCCCCCGGGCAGTGACCAGTCCCCTGGGACACAGAACACAGAGACAAGCAGGAAAGTGCCAAAGAAGGAGAGAGGGGACCCTGTGAAGAGTCCTGTGccctcccagcctctccagcccaggcctcccagtcccagcacattagagcagagcctggcacttGCAG GCCATGGCATCGAGGCAGCCCAGATGGGCCAACACAATGAGGCCGTTTGGGCTTTCACCGCCGCCCTGGAGCTGAACCCCCGGGAGTACCG GCTCCTGGGGAACCGCTCCTactgcctggagaagctgggcCGGTACGAGGAGGCGCTGGCGGATGCGGAGGCGGCGCTGGCGCTGCGGCCGGGCTGGCCCAAGGGCTCCTTCCGCAAGGGCAAGGCCCTGCAGGGGCTTCAG CGCTACGCCGAGGCTGCACGCACCTTcgaagagctgctgctgcaggatgggtCCTATGCTGAGGCAGCAACGCAGCTGGAGGCCTGCAGGGCCCAGCTGCAG TGCAGCCGCCCCGCGGGCATCCCCGTGTCCTCCTTCCTGCTCAAGGCTAAGGAGCCGCTGTTTCTCCCTG CAGGATGGACgaccaggagctgccaggacacaggTGACTCAAGTGTGACAAGAGGCAGCGCCGGGACCCCCCCAAGAAACGTGAAACAGGAACCTGCAGTGGCCAGTGGCCACCCAACACTGCCACCAAGCCACCCTGCCAG GGACTGCTTCCCACTCTGGGTGGGCAATATCACCTCCCACATCAATGAGAAGGTGTTGCGTCGTGCCTTTGGCCG GTTCGGGGAGATCCGCTCTGTGCGACTGCTCCCAGGGCGCCACTGTGCCTTCATCAACTTCTGTGGGAAGGCCGAGGCCGAGGAGGCCTTCAGGGCCATGCAG ggtgccacCGTGGAGGGCAGCAGGCTGTTGCTGCAGCTCAAGCACCCGGCCCACGCCACCCCGGCCCCTGTGCCCCGTGCCAAGGGCAGGGCCACCCCCGGGGGGCTGCTGAGTTAA
- the TTC31 gene encoding tetratricopeptide repeat protein 31 isoform X2: MSSFADFPLPSQGPSQTVIKYESGEECLLWDDGPTVDYYPLRYDEDDDGGNDDYDYDYDEDAFSGFQFLDVPVAEEPIPYSYCGFRKSFLCSELPPQPPRTSPTLLDARLDRLPMPRLTWLTAEEAERNAQELVAEEERAKRKAEKKKLKKKKQKDRKKQEKLGQEQKNKENTDPSPPSGPAGTGPLSDDAEDEGCCPDPSSCSGDSTVLSGEPEPEDTAVAEEELDLSCTFVCKAREKAGVRLPPPGSDQSPGTQNTETSRKVPKKERGDPVKSPVPSQPLQPRPPSPSTLEQSLALAGHGIEAAQMGQHNEAVWAFTAALELNPREYRLLGNRSYCLEKLGRYEEALADAEAALALRPGWPKGSFRKGKALQGLQRYAEAARTFEELLLQDGSYAEAATQLEACRAQLQQCSRPAGIPVSSFLLKAKEPLFLPGWTTRSCQDTGDSSVTRGSAGTPPRNVKQEPAVASGHPTLPPSHPARDCFPLWVGNITSHINEKVLRRAFGRFGEIRSVRLLPGRHCAFINFCGKAEAEEAFRAMQGATVEGSRLLLQLKHPAHATPAPVPRAKGRATPGGLLS; encoded by the exons ATGTCCAGCTTCGCCGACTTCCCGTTGCCGTCGCAGGGCCCCTCCCAGACGGTGATCAAGTACGAATCGGGGGAGGAGTGTCTGCTTTGGGACGACG GCCCCACGGTGGATTATTACCCGCTGAGGTATGACGAAGACGATGACGGCGGCAATGACGATTACGATTACGATTACGATGAGGACGCGTTCAGCGGATTCCAGTTCCTGGACGTTCCCGTCGCGGAGGAGCCCATTCCCTACAGCTACTGCGGCTTCCGAAAGTCCTTCCTGTGCTCGGAGCTGCCTCCACAGCCCCCCCGGACCTCTCCCACCCTCCTGGATGCACGGCTGGACCGGCTGCCCATGCCCCGCCTCACCTGGCTCACGGCAGAG GAAGCCGAGAGGAACGcacaggagctggtggcagaagAGGAGCGGGCAAAGAGGAAGGCAGAGaagaagaagctgaagaagaag AAACAAAAAGACCGAAAGAAACAGGAGAAACTGGGTCAAGAGCAGAAGAACAAAGAGAACACTGACCCA AGCCCCCCAAGTGGCCCTGCAGGCACTGGACCTCTCTCAGATGATGCTGAGGATGAGGGATGCTGCCCAGACCCCTCCTCGTGCTCTGGGGACTCCACAGTCCTCTCAGGGGAGCCTGAGCCAGAGGACACAGCGGTGGCAGAG gaggagctggaccTGAGCTGCACTTTTGTCTGCAAAGCACGGGAGAAGGCGGGGGTCCGGCTGCCCCCCCCGGGCAGTGACCAGTCCCCTGGGACACAGAACACAGAGACAAGCAGGAAAGTGCCAAAGAAGGAGAGAGGGGACCCTGTGAAGAGTCCTGTGccctcccagcctctccagcccaggcctcccagtcccagcacattagagcagagcctggcacttGCAG GCCATGGCATCGAGGCAGCCCAGATGGGCCAACACAATGAGGCCGTTTGGGCTTTCACCGCCGCCCTGGAGCTGAACCCCCGGGAGTACCG GCTCCTGGGGAACCGCTCCTactgcctggagaagctgggcCGGTACGAGGAGGCGCTGGCGGATGCGGAGGCGGCGCTGGCGCTGCGGCCGGGCTGGCCCAAGGGCTCCTTCCGCAAGGGCAAGGCCCTGCAGGGGCTTCAG CGCTACGCCGAGGCTGCACGCACCTTcgaagagctgctgctgcaggatgggtCCTATGCTGAGGCAGCAACGCAGCTGGAGGCCTGCAGGGCCCAGCTGCAG cAGTGCAGCCGCCCCGCGGGCATCCCCGTGTCCTCCTTCCTGCTCAAGGCTAAGGAGCCGCTGTTTCTCCCTG GATGGACgaccaggagctgccaggacacaggTGACTCAAGTGTGACAAGAGGCAGCGCCGGGACCCCCCCAAGAAACGTGAAACAGGAACCTGCAGTGGCCAGTGGCCACCCAACACTGCCACCAAGCCACCCTGCCAG GGACTGCTTCCCACTCTGGGTGGGCAATATCACCTCCCACATCAATGAGAAGGTGTTGCGTCGTGCCTTTGGCCG GTTCGGGGAGATCCGCTCTGTGCGACTGCTCCCAGGGCGCCACTGTGCCTTCATCAACTTCTGTGGGAAGGCCGAGGCCGAGGAGGCCTTCAGGGCCATGCAG ggtgccacCGTGGAGGGCAGCAGGCTGTTGCTGCAGCTCAAGCACCCGGCCCACGCCACCCCGGCCCCTGTGCCCCGTGCCAAGGGCAGGGCCACCCCCGGGGGGCTGCTGAGTTAA
- the TTC31 gene encoding tetratricopeptide repeat protein 31 isoform X1, with translation MSSFADFPLPSQGPSQTVIKYESGEECLLWDDGPTVDYYPLRYDEDDDGGNDDYDYDYDEDAFSGFQFLDVPVAEEPIPYSYCGFRKSFLCSELPPQPPRTSPTLLDARLDRLPMPRLTWLTAEEAERNAQELVAEEERAKRKAEKKKLKKKKQKDRKKQEKLGQEQKNKENTDPSPPSGPAGTGPLSDDAEDEGCCPDPSSCSGDSTVLSGEPEPEDTAVAEEELDLSCTFVCKAREKAGVRLPPPGSDQSPGTQNTETSRKVPKKERGDPVKSPVPSQPLQPRPPSPSTLEQSLALAGHGIEAAQMGQHNEAVWAFTAALELNPREYRLLGNRSYCLEKLGRYEEALADAEAALALRPGWPKGSFRKGKALQGLQRYAEAARTFEELLLQDGSYAEAATQLEACRAQLQQCSRPAGIPVSSFLLKAKEPLFLPAGWTTRSCQDTGDSSVTRGSAGTPPRNVKQEPAVASGHPTLPPSHPARDCFPLWVGNITSHINEKVLRRAFGRFGEIRSVRLLPGRHCAFINFCGKAEAEEAFRAMQGATVEGSRLLLQLKHPAHATPAPVPRAKGRATPGGLLS, from the exons ATGTCCAGCTTCGCCGACTTCCCGTTGCCGTCGCAGGGCCCCTCCCAGACGGTGATCAAGTACGAATCGGGGGAGGAGTGTCTGCTTTGGGACGACG GCCCCACGGTGGATTATTACCCGCTGAGGTATGACGAAGACGATGACGGCGGCAATGACGATTACGATTACGATTACGATGAGGACGCGTTCAGCGGATTCCAGTTCCTGGACGTTCCCGTCGCGGAGGAGCCCATTCCCTACAGCTACTGCGGCTTCCGAAAGTCCTTCCTGTGCTCGGAGCTGCCTCCACAGCCCCCCCGGACCTCTCCCACCCTCCTGGATGCACGGCTGGACCGGCTGCCCATGCCCCGCCTCACCTGGCTCACGGCAGAG GAAGCCGAGAGGAACGcacaggagctggtggcagaagAGGAGCGGGCAAAGAGGAAGGCAGAGaagaagaagctgaagaagaag AAACAAAAAGACCGAAAGAAACAGGAGAAACTGGGTCAAGAGCAGAAGAACAAAGAGAACACTGACCCA AGCCCCCCAAGTGGCCCTGCAGGCACTGGACCTCTCTCAGATGATGCTGAGGATGAGGGATGCTGCCCAGACCCCTCCTCGTGCTCTGGGGACTCCACAGTCCTCTCAGGGGAGCCTGAGCCAGAGGACACAGCGGTGGCAGAG gaggagctggaccTGAGCTGCACTTTTGTCTGCAAAGCACGGGAGAAGGCGGGGGTCCGGCTGCCCCCCCCGGGCAGTGACCAGTCCCCTGGGACACAGAACACAGAGACAAGCAGGAAAGTGCCAAAGAAGGAGAGAGGGGACCCTGTGAAGAGTCCTGTGccctcccagcctctccagcccaggcctcccagtcccagcacattagagcagagcctggcacttGCAG GCCATGGCATCGAGGCAGCCCAGATGGGCCAACACAATGAGGCCGTTTGGGCTTTCACCGCCGCCCTGGAGCTGAACCCCCGGGAGTACCG GCTCCTGGGGAACCGCTCCTactgcctggagaagctgggcCGGTACGAGGAGGCGCTGGCGGATGCGGAGGCGGCGCTGGCGCTGCGGCCGGGCTGGCCCAAGGGCTCCTTCCGCAAGGGCAAGGCCCTGCAGGGGCTTCAG CGCTACGCCGAGGCTGCACGCACCTTcgaagagctgctgctgcaggatgggtCCTATGCTGAGGCAGCAACGCAGCTGGAGGCCTGCAGGGCCCAGCTGCAG cAGTGCAGCCGCCCCGCGGGCATCCCCGTGTCCTCCTTCCTGCTCAAGGCTAAGGAGCCGCTGTTTCTCCCTG CAGGATGGACgaccaggagctgccaggacacaggTGACTCAAGTGTGACAAGAGGCAGCGCCGGGACCCCCCCAAGAAACGTGAAACAGGAACCTGCAGTGGCCAGTGGCCACCCAACACTGCCACCAAGCCACCCTGCCAG GGACTGCTTCCCACTCTGGGTGGGCAATATCACCTCCCACATCAATGAGAAGGTGTTGCGTCGTGCCTTTGGCCG GTTCGGGGAGATCCGCTCTGTGCGACTGCTCCCAGGGCGCCACTGTGCCTTCATCAACTTCTGTGGGAAGGCCGAGGCCGAGGAGGCCTTCAGGGCCATGCAG ggtgccacCGTGGAGGGCAGCAGGCTGTTGCTGCAGCTCAAGCACCCGGCCCACGCCACCCCGGCCCCTGTGCCCCGTGCCAAGGGCAGGGCCACCCCCGGGGGGCTGCTGAGTTAA
- the LOC101811176 gene encoding uncharacterized protein LOC101811176, with protein MATVRGRGGGVAKRGELWPGARSQRESRGRGIGAGDVGGGVVSVVMGGVTRGHARRPGPRVLSPLCPLQVGDVGLGGLILLLLTARPGPGDGAARGEPPEPGGSRGPLARSLQRAEAMLRSVTPGLRRLLSPRSSRRGDSDEDDEEDEDEAASMVVPLEQSFSGLRRCLCVWEDPRTETFLGYVRPHPGGAGDFSEDAVRRRVAERGAALHALLQHRHQLTGTSGMDVSAGRTRWCRGRQGTTRWRRAWGRAQSIAERRCRQRWRLSCRRCARRTRS; from the exons ATGGCAACGGTCAGGGGGCGGGGAGGGGGTGTGGCCAAACGTGGCGAGCTCTGGCCGGGGGCGCGGTCACAGCGGGAGTCACGGGGGCGTGGCATAGGGGCGGGTGATGTTGGAGGGGGCGTGGTCAGTGTAGTAATGGGCGGGGTCACGCGTGGCCACGCCCGTCGCCCCGGCCCGAGGGTCCTGAGCCCACTGTGCCCCCTCCAGGTGGGCGATGTCGGCCTGGGCggcctcatcctgctgctgctgacgGCCCGACCGGGACCGGGCGATGGGGCTGCCCGCGGAGAGCCCCCCGAGCCCG GAGGGTCGCGGGGGCCCCTGGCACGTTCCCTGCAGCGGGCAGAGGCCATGCTGCGCAGCGTCACCCCGGGGCTGCGGCGCCTGCTGTCCCCGCGGTCATCCCGGCGCGGCGACAGCGACGAGGACGACGAGGAGGACGAGGACGAAGCAGCGTCCATGGTGGTCCCGCTGGAGCAAAGCTTCTCAGGGCTGCGCCGCTGCCTCTGCGTCTGGGAGGACCCTCGCACCGAGACCTTCCTGGGCTACGTGCGGCCCCATCCCGGCGGCGCCGGTGACTTTTCCGAGGACGCGGTGCGGCGGCGCGTGGCGGAGCGGGGCGCGGCCCTGCACGCGCTGCTGCAGCACCGCCACcagct AACGGGAACATCAGGGATGGACGTGTCTGCTGGGAGGACGCGGTGGTGCCGTGGCCGCCAGGGCACGACGCGGTGGAGAAGGGCATGGGGACGGGCACAGAGCATTGCGGAGCGGAGGTGCCGCCAGCGCTGGCGGCTGAGCTGCAGGCGCTGTGCCAGGAGGACGAGGAGCTGA